In Salinirussus salinus, the following proteins share a genomic window:
- the glpB gene encoding glycerol-3-phosphate dehydrogenase subunit GlpB, with the protein MTVTVVGGGLAGAVAALAAARHRDVTVRLLTAGETSLRAASGLVDVLGYTPGGEGPVADPFVAIPRLPDEHPYRTVGVDAVREALALFDDVADGAYAGAGTDRNALVPTHLGNLKPTARYPATVAPGVASREQRTTLVGFEELTDFDAALAADRLHGTLPYEVWGTSVGLPVDLEGIPETTDLAAALDDVHERDGAREAFERFHDELSRDILMHDDTDRRVGVPAVLGLDATEALRAELAATVESPVFEVPTGPPSVPGRRLEGLLRGALEDAGVTVSTGHRVTGAEPADGDIEALTVETPDGATRVETAATVLATGGLVGGGVEGGREAVREPVFGCHVPAPDDRSAWAAEAALGEHAFARFGVETDTGLRPLDAREEPEFGNLRAAGSVLGGYDFAAEKSGSGVSISTGYVAGRLAAEDAA; encoded by the coding sequence GTGACGGTAACTGTCGTCGGCGGGGGGCTCGCCGGCGCCGTCGCCGCCCTCGCGGCCGCCCGTCACCGCGACGTCACCGTCCGCCTGCTGACCGCCGGAGAGACCAGCCTCCGGGCCGCGAGCGGGCTCGTGGACGTGCTCGGCTACACGCCGGGCGGCGAGGGACCGGTCGCCGACCCCTTCGTCGCTATTCCACGACTCCCCGACGAGCACCCCTATCGAACTGTGGGCGTCGACGCGGTCCGCGAGGCGCTGGCGCTGTTCGACGACGTGGCCGACGGGGCCTACGCGGGCGCCGGCACCGACCGCAACGCGCTGGTCCCCACACACCTGGGAAACCTCAAACCGACGGCCCGCTACCCCGCGACGGTCGCGCCGGGGGTCGCCAGCCGTGAGCAGCGGACCACCCTCGTGGGCTTCGAGGAGCTCACCGACTTCGACGCGGCGCTCGCGGCCGACCGGCTCCACGGGACGCTTCCCTACGAGGTGTGGGGGACCTCGGTCGGCCTCCCGGTCGACCTCGAGGGGATCCCGGAGACGACCGACCTCGCAGCCGCCCTCGACGACGTCCACGAGCGCGACGGCGCGCGGGAGGCCTTCGAGCGGTTCCACGACGAGCTCTCCCGGGACATCCTGATGCACGACGACACCGACCGCCGGGTGGGCGTCCCGGCAGTGCTCGGGCTCGACGCCACCGAGGCACTCCGGGCCGAACTCGCGGCCACCGTCGAGAGCCCCGTCTTCGAGGTCCCGACCGGCCCGCCGAGCGTCCCCGGCCGGCGCCTCGAGGGGCTGCTCCGCGGGGCGCTCGAGGACGCAGGCGTGACGGTCTCCACCGGGCACCGCGTCACGGGTGCGGAGCCGGCCGACGGCGACATCGAGGCGCTGACCGTCGAGACGCCCGACGGTGCAACGCGAGTGGAGACGGCGGCGACCGTCCTGGCGACGGGCGGGCTCGTCGGCGGCGGGGTCGAGGGCGGGCGCGAGGCGGTCCGGGAGCCGGTCTTCGGCTGTCACGTCCCCGCTCCCGACGACCGCTCGGCGTGGGCCGCGGAGGCGGCGCTGGGCGAGCACGCGTTCGCCCGGTTCGGTGTCGAGACCGACACCGGGCTCCGGCCGCTGGACGCGCGGGAGGAGCCGGAGTTCGGGAACCTCCGGGCGGCGGGGAGCGTTCTCGGGGGCTACGATTTCGCGGCCGAGAAATCCGGCAGCGGCGTCTCGATTTCGACCGGCTACGTCGCCGGCCGGCTGGCCGCCGAGGACGCGGCCTGA
- a CDS encoding alpha/beta fold hydrolase produces MEYADSDGVRVAYERAGTPEGETVVLVEGLGYGRWMWNWQREGLGEYDLLLPDNRGTGDSDVPEGPYTVSEMAADIEAVLADAGVVRAHLVGASMGGMIAQQYALEYDRAASLSLLCTSPGGPEEVPIPEATLERMFGVPEEYDEREAVRYKMEPAMTEEFWAAEEELIDEVVDWRLASDAPDRAREWQAAGVEAFDASDRLEQVGVPALVLHGERDRVVPVENGRLLADGLPDVTLETFDEGGSHLFFVERADDVNARLRAFLP; encoded by the coding sequence ATGGAGTACGCCGACAGCGACGGCGTCCGGGTCGCCTACGAGCGCGCCGGTACGCCCGAGGGCGAGACGGTCGTGCTTGTCGAGGGACTGGGGTACGGGCGCTGGATGTGGAACTGGCAACGGGAGGGGCTCGGGGAGTACGACCTCCTGTTGCCCGACAACCGCGGGACCGGCGACTCGGACGTGCCCGAGGGACCCTACACGGTCTCGGAGATGGCTGCCGATATCGAGGCGGTGCTCGCGGACGCCGGCGTCGTCCGGGCCCACCTCGTCGGCGCGAGCATGGGCGGGATGATAGCCCAGCAGTACGCCCTGGAGTACGACCGTGCGGCGTCGCTTTCCCTGCTCTGTACCTCACCGGGCGGCCCCGAGGAGGTGCCGATCCCCGAGGCGACTCTGGAACGGATGTTCGGCGTCCCGGAGGAGTACGACGAGCGCGAGGCGGTCCGGTACAAGATGGAGCCCGCGATGACCGAGGAGTTCTGGGCGGCCGAGGAGGAACTCATCGACGAGGTCGTCGACTGGCGGCTGGCGTCGGACGCCCCCGACCGCGCCAGGGAGTGGCAGGCTGCGGGGGTGGAGGCCTTCGACGCCAGCGACCGGCTCGAACAGGTCGGAGTGCCGGCGCTGGTCCTCCACGGGGAGCGGGACCGCGTCGTCCCCGTCGAGAACGGGCGGCTGCTCGCCGACGGGCTGCCCGATGTGACCCTGGAGACCTTCGACGAGGGGGGCTCGCACCTGTTTTTCGTCGAGCGGGCCGACGACGTCAACGCGCGGCTCCGGGCGTTTCTGCCCTGA